Part of the Roseomonas sp. OT10 genome, CCCTCCAGCTCGTGCAGCACCAGCAGGCTCCACTGGTCGCCGATCCGGTCCAGCACGTCCCGGATCGGGCAGGGCTGTCCGGGCGGTGGCTCCGGTTCGGTCATGCACTCTCCCCCCATGGTCACATGGGCCTGACCCGGTCACGCCGCGATGACGTCTTGTGGCCCTCTGTCGGGGCCCATACCTTCCGGCCCACGGTCCACTTTCCGGACCTTATCACGAATCCAGACCACGCCCAGACCAAGCGAAGGATGCACGCCATGGCCAAGGTCGCCCTCATCGGTGCCTCGGGAAATGCGGGAACCCGGATCCTGCGGGAGCTGTCGGACCGCGGCCACCAGGTCACCGCCATCGTCCGCCACCCGGAGAAGGTCGCGGCCCTGCCCGGCGTCACCGCGGTGAAGGGCGACGCCCACGACCGGGCCGGGCTCGCTGCCCTGCTGCGCGGCCACGACGCGGTGATCAGCGCCGTCCACTTCACCGCCAGCGACCCGGAGACGCTGATCGCGGCGGTGCGGGAGGCGGGGGTGCGGCGCTACCTCGTCGTCGGCGGCGCCGGCAGCCTGGAGGTCGCGCCCGGCCAGCGGCTGCTGGACCAGCCGGACTTCCCCGCCGCCTACAAGGCCGAGGCCACCGGCGGGGCGCAGTTCCTCGACCGGCTGCGGGGCGTGGACGATCTCGACTGGACCTTCCTCTCCCCCTCCGCGATGTTCGTGCCGGGCGAGCGGACGGGCCGCTTCCGCCTCGGCGGGGACGCGCTGCTGACGAACGAGCAGGGCTCCAGCATCTCCTTCGAGGACTACGCCATCGCCCTGGTGGACGAGCTGGAGCGCCCCGCCCACATCCGCCAGCGCTTCACTGTCGGGTACTGAGGTCCCCTCCCCGCGGACGGCGCCCACGCGGGGGGCGAGGCGTTGCGCCCTTCGCCCCCGGAGGGAAGGCTCCGCCTTCCCCCCGATACCCCCCATCCGCCAGGACACTGCGTGCCCTGGACCCGGTGGGGCTACCGCGGGACAGCCGGATACGGGGTCACGTCGCCGGAGGTCATGGACCTCCGGCGGGTTCGGCCATCGCCCTCGCTGCCGCATTCTTCTGCTTTCCCTGCGCCTCGCCTGACCACGCGTTCTCCAGGTTAAGCCCGAAGGCCAAACCCCTGGCCACGGAGAGCCAGA contains:
- a CDS encoding NAD(P)-dependent oxidoreductase — its product is MAKVALIGASGNAGTRILRELSDRGHQVTAIVRHPEKVAALPGVTAVKGDAHDRAGLAALLRGHDAVISAVHFTASDPETLIAAVREAGVRRYLVVGGAGSLEVAPGQRLLDQPDFPAAYKAEATGGAQFLDRLRGVDDLDWTFLSPSAMFVPGERTGRFRLGGDALLTNEQGSSISFEDYAIALVDELERPAHIRQRFTVGY